The genomic region GTAGCGGGATAAATGGCCCAAAAGGTAATTGGAAAAAAGAATGGATAGTAACACCACCTGCATTTATGGCTGCTACACCTGTTGGTGCAACAACAACCATTCGCTTATAGGTTTGTGTTTTCAGATTATGCAGAAAAGTTGTTTTGCCAGTGCCTGCATTTCCGGTCAGAAAAACGTTTTTATGAGTGAATTGGACAAATTCAAAAGCTAGCTGTAGTTGTTTATTATCAGAATCTTTCATGTCTTGCTTATTCCATTATTCTTTGGAAAACAAATCTTCTTCCAAATCATCGTTTTCATTTTCTGATAATAATTGTGTTGATTTTTGGCTTGGTAATTCCTGAACATTGCGCAGCTTGCGCTCAATGGCTCTTGAACGAACTCCGGCCTGATCAATTACATTGCTGGCTTCTTGCAGTTTCTTCTGTGTTTTCTCTAATATTTCTCCAAAGTTGCCAAATTCGGTTTTAACAGCTCCTAGCAATTCCCAAACTTCACTGGAACGTTTTTCAATGGCTAATGTTCTGAATCCCATTTGCAGAGAACTCAGTAAGGCTGATAGGGTAGTGGGCCCTGTGATTACTATTTTAAATTCTCGCTGAACCTGCTCAAATAATCCGGGATTCCGAAGTACTTCTGCATACAATCCTTCAAAGGGGAGGAACATGATTGCAAAGTCAGTTGTGTTGGGTGGATCAATATATTTTGTGCTTATATCTTTTGCAAAAAGTTTGATTTTGGCGACCATGGCTTTTTTTGAAGCCTCAATTGCTGCTAAATCACCTGACTCATAAGCGTCTAATAAAGATTCATAATCCTCAGTTGGGAACTTGGCATCTAAGGGAAGCCAAATTGTTTTGGATTTATCTTCACGACCAGGAAGTTTGACAGCAAATTCTACACTATCGTTACTGCCATGTTTGGTCTTTACATTTTTCTCGTATTGGGCTGGTGTGAGTAGTTGATCCAATAAATTTTCCAATTGATATTCTCCTAAAACACCTTTTGTTTTTA from Bacteroidota bacterium harbors:
- the rmuC gene encoding DNA recombination protein RmuC, whose amino-acid sequence is MDIVLLIAIGIILLLNLYIIFKKDNTHQFDALTKDEFIKEYEKLVLRFDMLDKNLKDEFAHNRDESSKQSRENREELMNRLNEGYKFQKEKLDEFIQRLERSTSSNLEQLEKMRETIEKKITSLQEDNAKKLDQMREVVDEKLQSTLEKRLGESFKQVSERLELVHKGLGEMQTLATGVGDLKKVLSNVKTKGVLGEYQLENLLDQLLTPAQYEKNVKTKHGSNDSVEFAVKLPGREDKSKTIWLPLDAKFPTEDYESLLDAYESGDLAAIEASKKAMVAKIKLFAKDISTKYIDPPNTTDFAIMFLPFEGLYAEVLRNPGLFEQVQREFKIVITGPTTLSALLSSLQMGFRTLAIEKRSSEVWELLGAVKTEFGNFGEILEKTQKKLQEASNVIDQAGVRSRAIERKLRNVQELPSQKSTQLLSENENDDLEEDLFSKE